The following coding sequences lie in one Opisthocomus hoazin isolate bOpiHoa1 chromosome 7, bOpiHoa1.hap1, whole genome shotgun sequence genomic window:
- the HAUS2 gene encoding HAUS augmin-like complex subunit 2 — MAAARWAQRPPSARASGTPNRAGRLRAASAAMAGATPGPRGEAEPARRVLDLSQWRGAEDDEGRSGSEGHSGGSEGHSGAEGRSSSEGHSGGSEGHSGAEERSISEGHSGAEGGSGAEGQSGAACRTWEAGQPTAAAALLSRCLAAGVVSQATLDLACRKAPCFVKFSEMETMANMRAEINEKKLKAEILQLEKETADITHPFYLRKKCEMLQDMNRHLEAVLKEKRALRKRLIKPRCQESLPIEATFHKYVVELLAEAVTFIEKLESHLQTTRIIPQIPNIMKNMDTALTKTEVLAMDLEELEEQILKWRELQKEVYADSICNTAELDFGLSLT, encoded by the exons ATGGCGGCCGCCCGCTGGGCCCAGAGGCCGCCGTCCGCCCGGGCTTCCGGGACACCCAACAGGGCGGGGCGTCTCCGCGCCGCGTCCGCGGCGATGGCGGGCGCTACACCCGGGCCCCGCGGGGAGGCCGAGCCCGCCCGGAGGGTGCTGGACCTGAGCCAGTGGCGAGGCGCAGAGGACGATGAGGGACGGAGCGGCTCTGAGGGACATAGCGGCGGCTCTGAGGGACATAGCGGCGCCGAGGGACGGAGCAGCTCTGAGGGACACAGCGGCGGCTCTGAGGGACACAGTGGCGCTGAGGAACGGAGCATCTCCGAGGGACACAGTGGCGCCGAGGGAGGGAGCGGCGCTGAGGGACAGAGCGGCGCCGCCTGCCGCACCTGGGAAGCGGGGCAGCCCACGGCGGCGGCCGCCCTGCTGTCGCGGTGCCTGGCGGCGGGCGTCGTGAGCCAG GCGACATTGGATTTAGCCTGTAGAAAAGCCCCATGCTTTGTGAAATTCTCAGAGATGGAGACAATGGCAAATATGCGAGCTGAAATCAATGAG AAGAAACTGAaagctgaaattctgcagctggagaaggagaCAGCAGACATTACTCACCCTTTTTACTTAC GCAAAAAATGCGAGATGTTGCAAGATATGAACAGACACTTGGAAGCCGTACTGAAAGAGAAGAGGGCTCTTAGAAAGAGGTTGATAAAGCCCAGATGTCAAGAGAGCCTGCCTATTGAGGCTACTTTCCACAA GTATGTAGTAGAGTTGTTGGCTGAGGCTGTGACTTTCATTGAGAAGCTTGAAAGCCATTTGCAGACCACAAGAATCATCCCTCAGATACCAAACATCATGAAGAATATG GACACTGCTTTGACAAAAACAGAGGTGCTCGCGATGGACttggaggagctggaagagcaAATATTGAAATGGAGAGAACTGCAAAAAGAAGTGTATGCTGACAGCATCTGCAATACTGCTGAATTGGACTTCGGCTTATCTTTAACCTAA
- the LRRC57 gene encoding leucine-rich repeat-containing protein 57 — MGNSALKAHLETAQKTGVFQLTGKELTEFPEDLQKLTSNLRTIDLSNNKIELLPPLIGKFSFLKSLVLNNNKLTALPEELCKLKKLETLHLNGNHLRQLPAAFGQLSALKTLSLSGNQLRTVPAQLCGLHHLDVVDLSKNQIQNVPDTVGELQAIELNLNQNQISQISVQISHCPRLKVLRLEENCLELSMLPQSILSDSQISLLAVEGNLFEIKKLRELEGYDKYMERFTATKKKFA; from the exons ATGGGAAATAGTGCATTAAAAGCCCACCTGGAGACAGCACAGAAAACTGGTGTGTTTCAGCTAACGGGAAAGGAACTTACAGAG TTTCCTGAAGATCTGCAGAAACTAACAAGCAACTTAAGGACGATAGACTTGTCGAACAACAAAATAGAGCTTTTGCCACCACTCATTGGAAAATTCTCCTTTTTGAAGAGCCTTGTTCTAAACAACAATAAACTGA CTGCTTTACCTGAGGAGCTGTGTAAACTGAAAAAACTGGAAACACTACACTTAAATGGCAATCACTTGAGGCAGCTACCGGCCGCATTTGGACAACTTTCAGCTCTCAAAACCCTGAGCCTTTCTGGAAACCAGCTTCGGACTGTGCCTGCACAACTCTGTGGTCTTCACCACTTGGATGTGGTAGATCTTTCCAAAAACCAGATCCAAAATGTACCTGACACTGTGGGAGAATTGCAGGCTATTGAGCTCAATTTGAATCAGAATCAG ATTTCCCAGATCTCAGTGCAGATCTCCCACTGTCCACGCCTCAAAGTCTTGCGTTTAGAAGAGAACTGTCTAGAACTCAGTATGCTTCCTCAAAGTATCCTCAGCGATTCCCAGATCTCACTGCTTGCAGTAGAAGGTAACCTCTTTGAAATCAAGAAACTCAGAGAACTGGAAGGTTATGACAAG taCATGGAACGATTTACAGCTACAAAGAAGAAGTTTGCATGA